A genomic window from Pseudomonadales bacterium includes:
- a CDS encoding TatD family hydrolase, producing MIETPTLFDIGVNLLHPQFDVDREDVLARARDQGVAGMLVTSTSIESTIQNIAYCQPRGLHCTAGIHPHDASGAGADFAEHLLALARAPCVKAIGETGLDFNRNFSPAEVQRSVFSAQIEVAIESRLPLFVHDRDSAGETAERLAGAADRLSAVVVHCFTGTEADLSRYLALGFCIGITGWICDRRRGGRLRELVTRIPIDALLIETDAPFLLPGNTPADWHATHAVAAPRRRNEPALLHFVVEEIARLRRESPAFIAEQTRNNALRLLQIPEPG from the coding sequence ATGATTGAGACTCCCACCCTGTTTGATATCGGCGTGAATCTTCTCCATCCTCAGTTCGATGTCGATCGCGAAGACGTCCTGGCGCGGGCCCGCGACCAGGGTGTGGCCGGCATGCTGGTAACCTCAACCAGCATCGAGTCCACGATACAGAACATTGCCTACTGTCAGCCGCGTGGTCTCCACTGCACCGCCGGCATTCACCCCCACGATGCCAGCGGTGCAGGCGCCGACTTTGCGGAACATCTGCTCGCTCTGGCCCGCGCGCCCTGCGTGAAGGCAATCGGTGAAACCGGACTGGATTTCAACCGGAATTTTTCACCCGCCGAAGTACAGCGCTCGGTGTTCAGCGCGCAGATCGAGGTGGCGATCGAAAGCCGATTGCCGCTGTTCGTCCATGATCGTGACAGTGCGGGTGAGACAGCGGAGCGACTGGCCGGTGCAGCAGACAGATTAAGCGCTGTGGTCGTCCACTGTTTCACCGGCACGGAAGCAGATCTGAGCCGTTACCTGGCGCTGGGCTTTTGCATCGGTATCACAGGGTGGATCTGCGACAGACGTCGCGGGGGGCGGTTGCGTGAGCTGGTGACGCGGATCCCGATCGATGCACTGCTGATCGAAACCGACGCCCCCTTCCTGCTGCCCGGAAATACACCCGCCGACTGGCACGCGACACACGCGGTGGCAGCGCCCCGCCGCCGCAACGAGCCGGCCCTGCTGCACTTCGTGGTCGAAGAGATCGCGCGGTTGCGCCGGGAGTCACCCGCATTCATTGCCGAGCAGACACGCAACAACGCACTGCGCTTACTGCAGATCCCCGAGCCAGGCTGA
- a CDS encoding glutaredoxin family protein gives MKDLVLYSTDHCTLCDAALDLLLSMPELGGCSVRVVDVAVDDALLQRYGERIPVLAAVKERVEFTGPFERGRLSAWLGDLQ, from the coding sequence TTGAAAGACCTCGTCCTCTACTCGACCGATCACTGCACTCTGTGCGACGCGGCATTGGATCTGCTGCTCAGTATGCCAGAACTCGGTGGATGCTCGGTGCGGGTGGTGGATGTTGCGGTGGACGATGCTCTGCTGCAGCGCTACGGGGAGCGGATACCGGTCCTTGCTGCAGTGAAGGAACGGGTGGAGTTTACCGGCCCCTTCGAGCGCGGCCGGTTATCAGCCTGGCTCGGGGATCTGCAGTAA
- a CDS encoding C39 family peptidase translates to MYAHRLADALTLQQYPFPVAGPADWQCAGDGWLTAIELPELPAGQIVAPSFSLLSEADYDFQFCLCVEETRYPLARVPGRETLTNASDSQVQTAIDCYHSLMPLSRVRLEVHCRSQHPPQRYLFSVSARPALLEADMPGCGSPAGARAFRTGLPPAYSQMLENPRHAAGICSPVSAAMVLAHHGHLPVRERFIAACLDPLTRAYGVWPLAIHAASRQGSIGAVELFEGWAPVIACLERDLPVVASIRFSAGTLPGAPMAATAGHLVVVHGLEGDSVLVNDPAAPHHGAVNRRYPVTAFSEAWFRHRGAAYILLP, encoded by the coding sequence ATGTACGCGCACAGGCTCGCAGACGCACTGACTCTACAGCAATATCCGTTTCCCGTGGCAGGTCCGGCGGACTGGCAGTGCGCGGGGGACGGCTGGCTGACAGCGATCGAATTGCCTGAACTGCCGGCCGGTCAGATCGTCGCACCCAGTTTTTCGTTACTCAGTGAGGCTGACTACGACTTTCAGTTCTGCTTGTGTGTAGAAGAGACACGCTATCCCCTCGCCCGGGTACCCGGACGGGAAACCCTCACCAACGCAAGTGACAGTCAGGTGCAGACCGCCATCGACTGCTACCACAGTCTCATGCCGCTTTCGCGGGTACGCCTGGAAGTGCACTGCCGGTCACAGCACCCCCCACAGCGCTATCTGTTTTCAGTGAGTGCCCGTCCTGCTCTGCTCGAAGCGGACATGCCGGGCTGTGGAAGCCCCGCCGGAGCGCGCGCGTTTCGTACCGGTCTGCCACCCGCCTACAGTCAGATGCTGGAGAACCCCCGTCACGCTGCCGGTATCTGCTCACCGGTGAGTGCAGCCATGGTGCTCGCCCATCACGGCCACCTGCCCGTGCGCGAACGCTTCATCGCCGCCTGCCTCGATCCGCTCACCCGCGCCTACGGGGTATGGCCCCTGGCCATTCATGCCGCCAGTCGCCAGGGCAGTATCGGTGCAGTTGAGCTGTTCGAAGGCTGGGCTCCGGTGATCGCCTGCCTGGAGCGCGATCTGCCTGTGGTGGCCAGTATCCGCTTCAGTGCCGGTACCCTTCCAGGTGCTCCCATGGCCGCAACAGCCGGCCATCTGGTGGTCGTGCACGGACTCGAGGGCGACAGCGTGCTGGTCAATGACCCCGCGGCCCCCCACCACGGTGCAGTCAACCGCCGCTATCCTGTTACAGCCTTCAGCGAGGCGTGGTTCCGTCATCGGGGTGCAGCGTATATTCTCCTGCCATGA
- a CDS encoding GNAT family N-acetyltransferase, translating to MATPQFRTYLRTVAATDRAEFLDLMRSSQALHHPWISPPLTDLSFNAYLARTQQDDHEGMLVCNTADDAIVGVINLNNIVRGSFLSATLGYYVGAPFAGLGLMREGLEQLKLLSVQQLGLHRLEANIQPGNQRSIALVAQCGFEAEGLCRDYLFIDGHWRDHQRWAWVHDRTGLHR from the coding sequence ATGGCGACACCACAATTTCGCACCTACCTTCGCACCGTCGCCGCCACAGATCGGGCGGAGTTCCTCGATCTCATGCGCTCAAGTCAGGCGCTGCATCATCCCTGGATCTCACCACCGCTCACCGATCTGAGTTTTAACGCCTACCTCGCGCGCACACAGCAGGACGATCACGAAGGCATGCTGGTGTGCAATACCGCCGACGACGCCATCGTCGGCGTCATCAACCTCAACAACATCGTTCGTGGCTCGTTTCTTTCCGCGACTCTCGGCTACTATGTGGGTGCGCCGTTTGCCGGTCTCGGGCTGATGCGGGAGGGGCTCGAGCAGCTCAAACTGCTGAGCGTCCAGCAGCTCGGTCTGCACCGGCTGGAAGCCAACATCCAGCCCGGCAACCAGCGTTCGATCGCGCTGGTTGCCCAGTGCGGTTTCGAGGCGGAAGGTCTGTGTCGGGACTATCTGTTCATCGATGGTCACTGGCGGGATCATCAGCGCTGGGCCTGGGTGCACGACCGCACCGGCCTGCATCGTTGA
- a CDS encoding D-alanine--D-alanine ligase produces the protein MSLAVAVLMGGPSAEAAVSRVSATGVAAALTEAGHRATLVELDARIHQRLIELAPDVVFPALHGPPGEDGTVQGFLEILGLPYVGSGVHGSAVAMDKSLAKAVFRRAGLPVVDDVVIAPGCDPVDAERQVLERLGDRVVIKPLSQGSAIGVTLAANGGDLKIGLRKALDFGGGVLVEPYVLGKEITVGVLDLHGAVPKELPVIEIATAQNEWYDYTNRYTQGRSDHIIPARLPEAVNQRLQQIAVTAHIRLQLRDLSRADFIVTDGDEIVLLEVNTLPGMTPTSLFPDAAKAIGYDFPALVDVLVRSAFARAQG, from the coding sequence ATGAGTCTGGCAGTAGCGGTATTGATGGGCGGTCCTTCGGCGGAGGCTGCAGTCTCACGGGTGTCGGCCACAGGGGTCGCAGCAGCACTGACCGAGGCCGGCCATCGGGCAACCCTGGTGGAACTGGACGCACGAATCCACCAGCGGCTGATCGAGCTGGCTCCGGACGTTGTCTTCCCGGCCCTGCATGGACCTCCGGGAGAGGATGGCACCGTGCAGGGATTCCTGGAGATCCTCGGCCTGCCCTATGTCGGCAGTGGCGTCCACGGCAGCGCGGTAGCGATGGATAAATCCCTCGCCAAGGCCGTCTTCCGGCGTGCCGGGCTGCCGGTAGTCGACGACGTGGTGATTGCGCCGGGATGCGATCCGGTGGACGCCGAGCGGCAGGTGCTCGAACGCCTCGGCGACCGGGTGGTCATCAAGCCGCTGAGTCAGGGTTCCGCCATCGGGGTCACCCTGGCAGCCAATGGCGGCGATCTGAAGATCGGCCTGCGCAAAGCCCTTGATTTCGGTGGCGGCGTGCTGGTCGAGCCCTATGTTCTGGGGAAGGAGATCACCGTCGGTGTACTGGATCTGCACGGGGCTGTGCCGAAGGAACTGCCGGTCATCGAGATCGCTACCGCCCAGAATGAGTGGTACGACTACACGAATCGATACACCCAGGGACGCAGCGATCACATCATCCCCGCCCGGCTGCCGGAAGCGGTAAACCAGCGTCTGCAGCAGATTGCTGTCACCGCGCACATCAGACTGCAGTTGCGTGATCTGTCGCGAGCGGATTTTATTGTCACAGACGGTGACGAGATCGTGCTGCTGGAGGTAAACACCCTCCCCGGAATGACGCCCACCAGCCTGTTTCCAGATGCTGCAAAGGCCATCGGCTACGACTTTCCAGCCCTGGTGGACGTGCTGGTAAGAAGCGCATTCGCCCGGGCACAGGGCTGA